The Vitis riparia cultivar Riparia Gloire de Montpellier isolate 1030 chromosome 3, EGFV_Vit.rip_1.0, whole genome shotgun sequence genome includes a region encoding these proteins:
- the LOC117908743 gene encoding brefeldin A-inhibited guanine nucleotide-exchange protein 1 isoform X2, which yields MLQTYLKDICRTVNGLLKTALGPPPGSTTTLSPIQDLTFRLESVKCLVSIIKSMGGWMDQQLIIGDFSPPKSSESEISTENHAIINGEEGTIPDYELHPETNSGLSDAAAFEQRRAYKLEFQKGISLFNRKPSKGIEFLISSKKIGGSPEEVAAFLKNTAGLNETVIGDYLGEREDFSLKVMHAYVDSFNFEALDFGEAIRFFLRGFRLPGEAQKIDRIMEKFAERYCKCNPNSFTSADTAYVLAYSVILLNTDAHNNMVKDKMTKADFIRNNRGIDDGKDLPEEYLGAIYDHIVKNEIKMNADSSAPQSKQANSFNKLLGLDGIFNLVNWKQTEEKPLGANGLLIKHIQEQFKAKSGKSESVYYAVTDVAILRFMVEVCWGPMLAAFSVTLDQSDDKVATSQCLQGIRHAVHVTAVMGMQTQRDAFVTTVAKFTFLHCVADMKQKNVDAVKAIIAIAIEDGNFLQEAWEHILTCLSRFEHLQLLGEGAPPDASFFTTSNIETDEKTHKSAGFPSLKRRGTLQNPAVVAVVRGGSYDSTTLGVNTSNLVTPEQMNNFILNLHLLDQIGSFELNHIFAHSQRLNSEAIVAFVKALCKVSMSELQSPTDPRVFSLTKIVEIAHYNMNRIRLVWSRIWNVLSDFFVSVGLSENLSVAIFVMDSLRQLAMKFLEREELANYNFQNEFLRPFVIVMQKSNSTEIKELIVRCISQMVLSRVNNVKSGWKSVFMVFTAAAADERKNIVLLAFETMEKIVREYFPYITETETTIFTDCVRCLITFTNSRFNSDVSLNAIAFLRFCAVKLAEGGLVCNERSEEGDSSTPPVDKDASDGQLFTDRDDHASYWIPLLTGLSKLTSDPRSAIRKSSLEVLFNILKDHGHLFSRTFWARVFSLVVFPIFNFVSDKGGTDANNDQVLQASRPPHPDVGTWDSETSAVAAQCLVDLFVSFFNVVRSQLLAVVSILTGFIKSPVQAPASTGVTALVRLADDLSSRLSEDEWKAIFIALKEVTASTLPRFSKVITIMDDMEVPEVPQASPDLEMLSDNGLTNDDIGDDTLQTAAYVVSRMKSHIAMQLLIIQVATDIYKICRQAFLASIITTLTETFSMIASHAHQLNSEKMLLMKLQKACSILEISEPPVVHFENESYQNYLNFLQHLVMDNPSVAEELNIEQQLVGVCEKILQIYLNCAGLQNAPQKQSSQPVLHWILPLGSAQKDELAARTSLAVSALQVLGGLGTDSFRKYISQFFPLLVDLVRSEHSSGDIQRVLSYMFQSCIGPIIMKL from the exons ATGCTCCAAACATATTTGAAAG ATATTTGCAGGACTGTCAATGGCCTTCTGAAAACGGCACTAGGTCCACCTCCTGGTTCTACTACAACCTTGTCTCCCATCCAAGATTTGACATTTCGGCTTGAATCAGTGAAGTGCTTGGTTAGCATTATTAAGTCAATGGGAGGTTGGATGGATCAACAGCTAATAATAGGAGATTTCTCTCCACCGAAGAGCTCTGAGAGTGAGATTTCAACAGAGAATCATGCAATCATCAATGGAGAAGAAGGAACTATCCCTGACTATGAGCTGCATCCAGAAACAAATTCAGGATTATCAGATGCTGCTGCCTTTGAGCAACGTCGAGCTTATAAACTAGAATTCCAG AAAGGCATCTCACTGTTCAATAGGAAACCTTCCAAGGGCATAGAATTTCTAATAAGCTCCAAGAAAATTGGTGGTTCTCCAGAAGAGGTGGCTGCTTTTCTTAAAAATACTGCTGGCCTAAACGAAACTGTGATCGGTGACTATTTGGGTGAAAGAGAggatttttctttaaaagttatGCATGCTTATGTagattcatttaattttgaagCATTAGATTTTGGTGAAGCAATTAGGTTTTTCCTACGGGGCTTCAGGTTACCTGGAGAGGCACAGAAGATTGATCGCATCATGGAAAAGTTTGCTGAGCGGTATTGTAAATGCAATCCAAATTCATTTACCAGTGCTGATACTGCTTATGTTCTTGCTTACTCTGTGATATTGCTGAACACGGATGCCCACAATAACATGGTGAAAGATAAG ATGACCAAGGCTGATTTCATCCGGAATAACCGAGGGATTGATGATGGCAAGGACCTACCTGAAGAGTATCTGGGCGCTATTTATGATCACAttgtaaaaaatgaaataaaaatgaatgccGATTCTTCTGCGCCACAGAGCAAGCAGGCAAACAGCTTCAATAAACTACTGGGCTTGGATGGTATATTCAATCTAGTCAATTGGAAGCAGACAGAAGAAAAACCATTGGGTGCGAATGGTCTTCTCATAAAGCACATCCAGGAGCAGTTTAAGGCAAAGTCAGGAAAATCAGA GTCTGTTTATTATGCGGTTACAGATGTAGCTATATTGAGGTTTATGGTGGAGGTCTGCTGGGGTCCTATGCTCGCTGCCTTCAGTGTAACTCTGGATCAAAGTGATGACAAGGTTGCTACTTCTCAATGCTTACAGGGCATCCGACATGCTGTGCATGTTACTGCAGTTATGGGCATGCAGACTCAGAGAGATGCTTTTGTTACAACTGTGGCCAAGTTTACTTTCCTCCACTGTGTTGCAgacatgaaacaaaaaaatgttgatgCTGTGAAG GCAATAATAGCAATTGCCATTGAAGATGGTAATTTTCTTCAGGAAGCCTGGGAGCACATATTAACATGCCTCTCCCGTTTTGAGCATCTGCAATTGTTGGGAGAGGGCGCACCCCCTGATGCATCCTTTTTCACTACTTCCAACATTGAAACAGATGAAAAAACACACAAGTCTGCTGGTTTTCCATCTCTAAAGAGAAGGGGAACTCTTCAGAATCCAGCTGTGGTGGCTGTTGTTAGAGGGGGATCATATGATAGCACTACACTGGGAGTCAATACGTCAAACTTGGTAACTCCAGAGCAGATGAATAACTTCATTTTAAACTTGCATCTGCTGGATCAGATTGGAAGCTTTGAGTTGAACCACATATTTGCCCATAGCCAAAGGTTGAATAGTGAGGCAATAGTAGCTTTTGTGAAGGCTCTTTGCAAAGTTTCCATGTCAGAGTTGCAGTCTCCTACGGATCCTCGTGTATTCAGCCTCACAAAAATTGTTGAGATTGC GCATTACAATATGAACCGCATCAGACTTGTATGGTCTCGCATATGGAATGTTCTATCTGATTTCTTTGTATCAGTTGGCTTGTCAGAAAACCTCTCAGTTGCAATATTTGTGATGGATTCTTTGCGGCAACTTGCTATGAAATTTTTAGAGCGTGAAGAGCTGGCAAATTACAactttcaaaatgaatttctgAGACCTTTTGTGATTGTCATGCAGAAAAGCAACTCTACAGAAATTAAGGAATTAATAGTTCGGTGCATTTCACAGATGGTCCTTAGCcgtgtgaataatgtgaaatcTGGCtggaaaagtgtttttatg GTTTTTACGGCTGCAGCTGCTGATGAAAGGAAGAATATAGTCTTGCTAGCCTTTGAGACCATGGAAAAAATAGTGCGAGAATATTTCCCTTACATAACTGAGACAGAGACGACAATTTTTACGGATTGTGTTAGATGCCTCATCACCTTCACAAATAGCAGATTTAACAGTGATGTAAGCCTCAATGCTATTGCATTTCTCCGGTTCTGTGCTGTCAAACTTGCAGAAGGGGGACTTGTTTGCAATGAGAGGAGTGAGGAAGGAGATTCGTCCACTCCACCAGTAGATAAGGATGCATCAGATGGACAATTGTTCACAGATAGAGATGATCATGCATCCTATTGGATTCCATTGCTCACAG GATTGTCAAAGCTAACATCTGATCCCAGATCAGCTATCAGAAAAAGTTCTTTGGAAGTGCTTTTTAACATCCTAAAGGATCATGGTCATCTTTTTTCACGTACATTCTGGGCTCGTGTTTTCAGTTTGGTTGTTTTTcccatatttaattttgttagtGACAAGGGAGGAACAGATGCAAACAATGACCAAGTTTTGCAAGCTTCAAGGCCTCCGCATCCTGATGTAGGCACATGGGATTCAGAAACTTCTGCAGTAGCAGCTCAGTGTCTAGTGGACCTATTCGTCAGTTTCTTCAATGTAGTGAGGTCTCAACTGCTTGCTGTGGTATCAATACTGACCGGTTTCATAAAAAGTCCTGTTCAGGCTCCTGCTAGCACTGGGGTCACTGCATTGGTGCGGTTGGCAGATGATTTGAGCAGCAGACTGTCTGAAGATGAATGGAAAGCTATATTTATTGCTCTGAAAGAAGTGACTGCTTCCACTTTGCCAAGATTTTCAAAGGTTATCACAATCATGGATGACATGGAGGTGCCTGAGGTTCCTCAAGCTTCTCCAGATCTTGAAATGCTTTCTGATAATGGATTGACCAATGATGATATTGGGGATGACACTCTGCAAACAGCAGCTTATGTGGTTTCAAGAATGAAGAGTCATATAGCTATGCAACTACTCATTATACAG GTTGCAACTGATATATACAAAATTTGCAGACAGGCCTTTTTGGCATCCATCATAACAACACTTACTGAAACATTTTCCATGATTGCATCTCATGCTCACCAACTGAACTCTGAAAAAATGCTACTGATGAAGCTGCAGAAAGCATGCTCTATCTTGGAGATCTCTGAACCGCCTGTGGTTCACTTTGAAAATGAGTCTTATCAAAATTACCTCAACTTCCTGCAGCATTTGGTCATGGACAATCCATCTGTGGCCGAGGAGCTAAACATAGAACAACAACTAGTTGGAGTATGTGAAAAAATACTGCAGATATACCTGAACTGTGCCGGGTTACAAAATGCCCCACAAAAACAATCGAGCCAGCCAGTGCTGCACTGGATTCTTCCATTGGGTTCAGCACAAAAAGATGAATTGGCTGCTAGGACTTCTCTTGCAGTGTCAGCATTGCAGGTACTGGGTGGTTTGGGAACGGATTCGTTTAGGAAGTACATTTCACAATTCTTCCCTCTGTTAGTAGACCTTGTGCGAAGCGAGCATAGCTCAGGAGACATTCAGCGTGTCCTAAGCTACATGTTCCAATCATGTATAGGTCCGATCATAATGAAATTGTGA
- the LOC117908743 gene encoding brefeldin A-inhibited guanine nucleotide-exchange protein 1 isoform X1 yields MSVSLGGSSRAGRVLGPSLDKIIKNVAWRKHSQLVAACKSVLDKLETLPDSSDPNSNSPVFGLSVSDAEFVLQPLLLALDSASAKVMEPALECLFKLCSLGLIRGVIDRKGMIEAVCKSAGSGEDAVDLAVLKVLLSAVRSPCVYIRGECLVHIVKTCYNVYLGSVSGTNQICAKAVLAQIMLIVFARMEEDSMEVGIRTVSVNELLEFTDRNLNEGNSIQIVQSFIYEVMEASEGNASPVVEVPNGSKGDGKTEVDNGEMENGAESSGESVIREDGFLIFKNLCKLSMKFSSQDQSDDLILLRGKILSLELLKVVMNNGGPIWRSNERFLSAIKQFLCLSLLKNSALSVMIIFQLLCSIFMSLLSKFRSGLKEEIGIFFPMLILRVLENVLQPSFLQKMTVLNILEKMSHDSHIIIDIFVNYDCDVNAPNIFERTVNGLLKTALGPPPGSTTTLSPIQDLTFRLESVKCLVSIIKSMGGWMDQQLIIGDFSPPKSSESEISTENHAIINGEEGTIPDYELHPETNSGLSDAAAFEQRRAYKLEFQKGISLFNRKPSKGIEFLISSKKIGGSPEEVAAFLKNTAGLNETVIGDYLGEREDFSLKVMHAYVDSFNFEALDFGEAIRFFLRGFRLPGEAQKIDRIMEKFAERYCKCNPNSFTSADTAYVLAYSVILLNTDAHNNMVKDKMTKADFIRNNRGIDDGKDLPEEYLGAIYDHIVKNEIKMNADSSAPQSKQANSFNKLLGLDGIFNLVNWKQTEEKPLGANGLLIKHIQEQFKAKSGKSESVYYAVTDVAILRFMVEVCWGPMLAAFSVTLDQSDDKVATSQCLQGIRHAVHVTAVMGMQTQRDAFVTTVAKFTFLHCVADMKQKNVDAVKAIIAIAIEDGNFLQEAWEHILTCLSRFEHLQLLGEGAPPDASFFTTSNIETDEKTHKSAGFPSLKRRGTLQNPAVVAVVRGGSYDSTTLGVNTSNLVTPEQMNNFILNLHLLDQIGSFELNHIFAHSQRLNSEAIVAFVKALCKVSMSELQSPTDPRVFSLTKIVEIAHYNMNRIRLVWSRIWNVLSDFFVSVGLSENLSVAIFVMDSLRQLAMKFLEREELANYNFQNEFLRPFVIVMQKSNSTEIKELIVRCISQMVLSRVNNVKSGWKSVFMVFTAAAADERKNIVLLAFETMEKIVREYFPYITETETTIFTDCVRCLITFTNSRFNSDVSLNAIAFLRFCAVKLAEGGLVCNERSEEGDSSTPPVDKDASDGQLFTDRDDHASYWIPLLTGLSKLTSDPRSAIRKSSLEVLFNILKDHGHLFSRTFWARVFSLVVFPIFNFVSDKGGTDANNDQVLQASRPPHPDVGTWDSETSAVAAQCLVDLFVSFFNVVRSQLLAVVSILTGFIKSPVQAPASTGVTALVRLADDLSSRLSEDEWKAIFIALKEVTASTLPRFSKVITIMDDMEVPEVPQASPDLEMLSDNGLTNDDIGDDTLQTAAYVVSRMKSHIAMQLLIIQVATDIYKICRQAFLASIITTLTETFSMIASHAHQLNSEKMLLMKLQKACSILEISEPPVVHFENESYQNYLNFLQHLVMDNPSVAEELNIEQQLVGVCEKILQIYLNCAGLQNAPQKQSSQPVLHWILPLGSAQKDELAARTSLAVSALQVLGGLGTDSFRKYISQFFPLLVDLVRSEHSSGDIQRVLSYMFQSCIGPIIMKL; encoded by the exons ATGTCAGTGTCTCTCGGCGGCTCTTCCAGGGCCGGTCGGGTATTGGGTCCGTCTCTGGACAAGATTATTAAGAATGTTGCTTGGAGAAAACACTCTCAGCTCGTTGCCGCTTGTAAATCCGTGCTCGACAAGCTCGAAACCCTCCCAGATTCGTCGGATCCGAATTCGAACTCGCCGGTGTTCGGATTATCGGTTTCCGATGCGGAATTCGTTTTGCAGCCTCTTCTGCTGGCTCTTGATTCGGCCTCCGCGAAGGTCATGGAGCCGGCGCTTGAGTGCTTGTTCAAGTTGTGTTCGCTGGGGCTGATCCGCGGCGTGATTGATAGGAAGGGGATGATAGAGGCGGTGTGTAAATCGGCCGGCAGCGGCGAGGACGCTGTCGACCTCGCCGTGCTTAAGGTTCTTCTCTCCGCGGTTCGATCGCCGTGCGTGTACATCAGGGGTGAGTGCTTAGTGCATATTGTGAAAACTTGTTATAATGTGTACCTCGGCAGCGTGAGTGGGACCAATCAGATCTGTGCAAAGGCGGTGCTTGCGCAGATTATGTTGATTGTTTTCGCGAGAATGGAGGAGGATTCGATGGAGGTTGGTATTCGGACGGTGTCGGTGAATGAGTTGTTGGAGTTTACGGATAGGAACTTGAACGAAGGAAATTCTATACAAATTGTTCAGAGTTTTATTTATGAGGTGATGGAAGCGAGTGAAGGTAATGCTTCGCCGGTGGTGGAAGTTCCGAATGGGTCTAAAGGTGATGGGAAAACTGAAGTGGACAATGGAGAAATGGAAAATGGGGCTGAATCTAGTGGCGAGAGTGTGATTCGGGAGGACGGGTTTcttattttcaagaatttgtGCAAGTTGTCTATGAAATTCTCATCACAGGATCAATCTGATGATCTGATCCTTTTGAGGGGAAAGATACTGTCTTTGGAGCTGCTTAAGGTTGTAATGAACAATGGGGGTCCAATTTGGCGATCAAATGAAAG GTTTCTCAGTGCTATAAAGCAGTTTCTCTGCTTATCATTGTTGAAGAACAGTGCATTATCAGTTATGATTATTTTCCAGCTTCTATGTTCTATTTTCATGAGCTTGTTATCAAAATTCAGATCAGGACTGAAAGAAGAAATCGGAATTTTCTTTCCCATGCTCATCCTCCGGGTGCTCGAGAATGTGCTTCAGCCTAGTTTTCTACAGAAAATGACAGTCCTCAACATACTGGAAAAGATGTCTCATGATTCACATATTATCATCGATATTTTTGTGAACTATGACTGTGATGTGAATGCTCCAAACATATTTGAAAG GACTGTCAATGGCCTTCTGAAAACGGCACTAGGTCCACCTCCTGGTTCTACTACAACCTTGTCTCCCATCCAAGATTTGACATTTCGGCTTGAATCAGTGAAGTGCTTGGTTAGCATTATTAAGTCAATGGGAGGTTGGATGGATCAACAGCTAATAATAGGAGATTTCTCTCCACCGAAGAGCTCTGAGAGTGAGATTTCAACAGAGAATCATGCAATCATCAATGGAGAAGAAGGAACTATCCCTGACTATGAGCTGCATCCAGAAACAAATTCAGGATTATCAGATGCTGCTGCCTTTGAGCAACGTCGAGCTTATAAACTAGAATTCCAG AAAGGCATCTCACTGTTCAATAGGAAACCTTCCAAGGGCATAGAATTTCTAATAAGCTCCAAGAAAATTGGTGGTTCTCCAGAAGAGGTGGCTGCTTTTCTTAAAAATACTGCTGGCCTAAACGAAACTGTGATCGGTGACTATTTGGGTGAAAGAGAggatttttctttaaaagttatGCATGCTTATGTagattcatttaattttgaagCATTAGATTTTGGTGAAGCAATTAGGTTTTTCCTACGGGGCTTCAGGTTACCTGGAGAGGCACAGAAGATTGATCGCATCATGGAAAAGTTTGCTGAGCGGTATTGTAAATGCAATCCAAATTCATTTACCAGTGCTGATACTGCTTATGTTCTTGCTTACTCTGTGATATTGCTGAACACGGATGCCCACAATAACATGGTGAAAGATAAG ATGACCAAGGCTGATTTCATCCGGAATAACCGAGGGATTGATGATGGCAAGGACCTACCTGAAGAGTATCTGGGCGCTATTTATGATCACAttgtaaaaaatgaaataaaaatgaatgccGATTCTTCTGCGCCACAGAGCAAGCAGGCAAACAGCTTCAATAAACTACTGGGCTTGGATGGTATATTCAATCTAGTCAATTGGAAGCAGACAGAAGAAAAACCATTGGGTGCGAATGGTCTTCTCATAAAGCACATCCAGGAGCAGTTTAAGGCAAAGTCAGGAAAATCAGA GTCTGTTTATTATGCGGTTACAGATGTAGCTATATTGAGGTTTATGGTGGAGGTCTGCTGGGGTCCTATGCTCGCTGCCTTCAGTGTAACTCTGGATCAAAGTGATGACAAGGTTGCTACTTCTCAATGCTTACAGGGCATCCGACATGCTGTGCATGTTACTGCAGTTATGGGCATGCAGACTCAGAGAGATGCTTTTGTTACAACTGTGGCCAAGTTTACTTTCCTCCACTGTGTTGCAgacatgaaacaaaaaaatgttgatgCTGTGAAG GCAATAATAGCAATTGCCATTGAAGATGGTAATTTTCTTCAGGAAGCCTGGGAGCACATATTAACATGCCTCTCCCGTTTTGAGCATCTGCAATTGTTGGGAGAGGGCGCACCCCCTGATGCATCCTTTTTCACTACTTCCAACATTGAAACAGATGAAAAAACACACAAGTCTGCTGGTTTTCCATCTCTAAAGAGAAGGGGAACTCTTCAGAATCCAGCTGTGGTGGCTGTTGTTAGAGGGGGATCATATGATAGCACTACACTGGGAGTCAATACGTCAAACTTGGTAACTCCAGAGCAGATGAATAACTTCATTTTAAACTTGCATCTGCTGGATCAGATTGGAAGCTTTGAGTTGAACCACATATTTGCCCATAGCCAAAGGTTGAATAGTGAGGCAATAGTAGCTTTTGTGAAGGCTCTTTGCAAAGTTTCCATGTCAGAGTTGCAGTCTCCTACGGATCCTCGTGTATTCAGCCTCACAAAAATTGTTGAGATTGC GCATTACAATATGAACCGCATCAGACTTGTATGGTCTCGCATATGGAATGTTCTATCTGATTTCTTTGTATCAGTTGGCTTGTCAGAAAACCTCTCAGTTGCAATATTTGTGATGGATTCTTTGCGGCAACTTGCTATGAAATTTTTAGAGCGTGAAGAGCTGGCAAATTACAactttcaaaatgaatttctgAGACCTTTTGTGATTGTCATGCAGAAAAGCAACTCTACAGAAATTAAGGAATTAATAGTTCGGTGCATTTCACAGATGGTCCTTAGCcgtgtgaataatgtgaaatcTGGCtggaaaagtgtttttatg GTTTTTACGGCTGCAGCTGCTGATGAAAGGAAGAATATAGTCTTGCTAGCCTTTGAGACCATGGAAAAAATAGTGCGAGAATATTTCCCTTACATAACTGAGACAGAGACGACAATTTTTACGGATTGTGTTAGATGCCTCATCACCTTCACAAATAGCAGATTTAACAGTGATGTAAGCCTCAATGCTATTGCATTTCTCCGGTTCTGTGCTGTCAAACTTGCAGAAGGGGGACTTGTTTGCAATGAGAGGAGTGAGGAAGGAGATTCGTCCACTCCACCAGTAGATAAGGATGCATCAGATGGACAATTGTTCACAGATAGAGATGATCATGCATCCTATTGGATTCCATTGCTCACAG GATTGTCAAAGCTAACATCTGATCCCAGATCAGCTATCAGAAAAAGTTCTTTGGAAGTGCTTTTTAACATCCTAAAGGATCATGGTCATCTTTTTTCACGTACATTCTGGGCTCGTGTTTTCAGTTTGGTTGTTTTTcccatatttaattttgttagtGACAAGGGAGGAACAGATGCAAACAATGACCAAGTTTTGCAAGCTTCAAGGCCTCCGCATCCTGATGTAGGCACATGGGATTCAGAAACTTCTGCAGTAGCAGCTCAGTGTCTAGTGGACCTATTCGTCAGTTTCTTCAATGTAGTGAGGTCTCAACTGCTTGCTGTGGTATCAATACTGACCGGTTTCATAAAAAGTCCTGTTCAGGCTCCTGCTAGCACTGGGGTCACTGCATTGGTGCGGTTGGCAGATGATTTGAGCAGCAGACTGTCTGAAGATGAATGGAAAGCTATATTTATTGCTCTGAAAGAAGTGACTGCTTCCACTTTGCCAAGATTTTCAAAGGTTATCACAATCATGGATGACATGGAGGTGCCTGAGGTTCCTCAAGCTTCTCCAGATCTTGAAATGCTTTCTGATAATGGATTGACCAATGATGATATTGGGGATGACACTCTGCAAACAGCAGCTTATGTGGTTTCAAGAATGAAGAGTCATATAGCTATGCAACTACTCATTATACAG GTTGCAACTGATATATACAAAATTTGCAGACAGGCCTTTTTGGCATCCATCATAACAACACTTACTGAAACATTTTCCATGATTGCATCTCATGCTCACCAACTGAACTCTGAAAAAATGCTACTGATGAAGCTGCAGAAAGCATGCTCTATCTTGGAGATCTCTGAACCGCCTGTGGTTCACTTTGAAAATGAGTCTTATCAAAATTACCTCAACTTCCTGCAGCATTTGGTCATGGACAATCCATCTGTGGCCGAGGAGCTAAACATAGAACAACAACTAGTTGGAGTATGTGAAAAAATACTGCAGATATACCTGAACTGTGCCGGGTTACAAAATGCCCCACAAAAACAATCGAGCCAGCCAGTGCTGCACTGGATTCTTCCATTGGGTTCAGCACAAAAAGATGAATTGGCTGCTAGGACTTCTCTTGCAGTGTCAGCATTGCAGGTACTGGGTGGTTTGGGAACGGATTCGTTTAGGAAGTACATTTCACAATTCTTCCCTCTGTTAGTAGACCTTGTGCGAAGCGAGCATAGCTCAGGAGACATTCAGCGTGTCCTAAGCTACATGTTCCAATCATGTATAGGTCCGATCATAATGAAATTGTGA